A single genomic interval of Agarivorans aestuarii harbors:
- a CDS encoding efflux RND transporter permease subunit: protein MSIAGYFVKNSIISWMFTLILLIGGILSFSGLGQLEDPPFTIKDAVVVTMYPGATSTEVEEEVTYPVEKALQALPYVDDIVSLSTPGMSQITVTMKNIYGPDELPQIWDELRRKVGDMTSQLPPGVSTPLVNDDFGDVYGIMYMVSGENYDYKDLQDYVDYVRREIELVPGVGKVTLAGAQTEQVFIEISIQKLATFNLDPALITSLLNSQNMVTSAGNIQIAGDQLTIRPTGAFKSVAELGDLIIPGTTGDKLIYLKDVATISRGYEEIPSNLVSFNQNQAINIGVSFTSGVNVVEVGKAIEQRLQEIDYARPAGMTIDSMYNQPQEVDKSVSSFVWNLIMAVVIVIVVLLIFMGLKSGILIGLILFLTCLGTFILMKQAEIELQRISLGALIIALGMLVDNAIVVVEGILMGRKKGLSTLESAQEIVGQTMWPLLGATVIAITAFAPIGLSPDSTGEFAGSLFWVLLFSLFLSWITAITITPFFAQLFFGKEGEKQVEGEDNDPYKGAFFNAYKALLDFCLRFKWPTVIVVVALFALSVVGFGYVKQSFFPPSSTPIFLVDVWMPEGTDIRETQKSVQEMENMARETDAVTFVSSSVGKGFQRFMLTYSPEKSYGAYAQIAVRTTDAETSEAAMSSLRKGVEQGFPQAQFKFKKLEIGPSTDAKIEARIQGADPDVLRAIAADIQKIFNNTPGTVNVRHDWRDRVKYIEPNFNETQARRLGINKADIDQTLEFAFAGLSLGLYREGTTLLPIVGRLPEQERIDIDSLESLRIWSPSLKSYIPIQQVVNGFSVKFEDPIIQRRDKKRTLTVFADADFENDILPAELFAKVKPQVEALELPSGYELQWGGEYESSGDAQEALFASLPMGYLIMFLITVFLFNSVKKPLVIWCCVPLAMIGITSGLLFLGKPFGFMALLGMLSLSGMLLKNGIVLLDQISADIAAGKEVYQAVFDSTVSRVRPVCMAAVTTILGVAPLISDVFFESMAAVVMFGLGVATVLTLLIVPVLYVIFFNVKYRDYKEF from the coding sequence ATGAGCATTGCAGGATATTTTGTAAAAAATTCAATCATTAGTTGGATGTTTACCCTGATCTTGTTGATTGGCGGAATCCTATCATTTAGCGGATTGGGACAACTAGAAGATCCCCCATTTACTATTAAAGATGCTGTGGTTGTTACCATGTACCCAGGAGCCACCTCTACCGAAGTAGAAGAAGAGGTGACTTACCCAGTAGAGAAAGCGCTTCAAGCGCTTCCTTATGTTGATGATATTGTCTCTCTGAGTACTCCGGGTATGTCTCAGATTACGGTTACCATGAAAAACATTTATGGTCCCGATGAACTACCGCAAATATGGGATGAACTTCGTCGAAAAGTAGGGGACATGACATCGCAATTACCGCCTGGCGTATCAACTCCCTTGGTTAACGATGATTTTGGTGACGTATACGGCATCATGTATATGGTATCTGGTGAAAACTACGACTACAAAGACTTACAAGATTACGTTGACTATGTAAGACGAGAAATTGAGTTGGTGCCAGGAGTCGGTAAAGTAACGCTTGCTGGTGCGCAAACTGAACAAGTTTTTATAGAAATTTCGATTCAGAAACTAGCAACCTTTAACCTCGATCCGGCTTTAATAACCAGTTTGCTCAATTCTCAAAATATGGTGACTTCTGCTGGTAACATCCAGATTGCTGGGGACCAATTAACTATCCGCCCAACCGGTGCATTTAAATCTGTTGCTGAGTTAGGTGATTTAATCATCCCTGGCACAACAGGCGACAAACTAATTTACCTAAAAGACGTTGCTACTATCTCTAGAGGATATGAGGAAATCCCGAGTAACTTGGTTAGCTTTAATCAAAACCAAGCCATTAATATTGGTGTTTCATTTACTAGCGGGGTAAATGTGGTTGAGGTGGGCAAAGCAATAGAACAACGTTTACAGGAAATTGATTACGCCAGACCCGCTGGCATGACTATCGATTCGATGTACAACCAGCCTCAGGAAGTTGACAAGTCGGTAAGTTCTTTTGTGTGGAACTTAATCATGGCTGTGGTGATTGTAATTGTAGTTCTGCTGATATTTATGGGGCTTAAAAGCGGCATACTCATTGGCTTGATACTATTCCTAACCTGTTTAGGCACCTTCATTTTAATGAAGCAGGCGGAGATTGAACTGCAGCGAATCTCTCTAGGCGCGCTTATCATCGCCTTAGGTATGCTTGTTGATAACGCCATTGTGGTGGTTGAAGGGATATTAATGGGCCGCAAAAAAGGCCTAAGTACCTTGGAGTCTGCCCAAGAAATTGTTGGGCAAACCATGTGGCCGTTACTTGGCGCAACCGTAATTGCTATTACTGCGTTTGCTCCAATTGGATTGTCTCCCGATTCTACCGGTGAGTTTGCTGGCTCACTGTTTTGGGTATTGTTGTTTTCACTGTTTTTGTCTTGGATTACAGCAATCACCATTACTCCGTTTTTTGCTCAATTATTTTTTGGCAAAGAGGGCGAAAAACAAGTTGAAGGTGAAGACAACGACCCATATAAAGGCGCATTCTTTAATGCTTACAAAGCCCTATTAGACTTCTGTTTGCGCTTTAAATGGCCAACAGTGATTGTGGTAGTGGCTTTGTTTGCTTTATCTGTTGTGGGTTTTGGTTACGTAAAACAATCATTTTTCCCACCATCTTCTACGCCTATTTTCTTGGTTGATGTTTGGATGCCAGAAGGTACTGACATTCGCGAAACTCAGAAATCGGTACAAGAAATGGAAAACATGGCGCGTGAAACAGACGCTGTAACTTTTGTGTCTTCGTCAGTAGGCAAGGGTTTCCAACGCTTTATGTTAACCTATTCACCAGAGAAAAGTTATGGAGCTTATGCCCAAATAGCAGTGAGAACCACCGATGCCGAGACCTCAGAAGCTGCGATGTCTTCGCTGCGTAAAGGTGTAGAGCAAGGCTTTCCTCAAGCTCAGTTTAAGTTTAAGAAACTAGAAATTGGGCCTTCGACTGACGCCAAAATTGAGGCGAGAATTCAAGGCGCAGATCCCGATGTACTGCGCGCTATTGCTGCCGACATTCAAAAAATATTTAACAATACTCCTGGTACTGTTAATGTGCGCCACGACTGGCGTGACCGCGTTAAATACATTGAACCTAACTTTAATGAAACTCAAGCTCGACGCCTTGGCATTAATAAAGCAGACATAGACCAAACTCTTGAATTTGCCTTCGCCGGTTTAAGTTTGGGTTTGTATCGAGAAGGAACTACGCTACTGCCTATAGTTGGTCGTTTGCCTGAGCAAGAGCGTATTGATATCGATTCTTTAGAAAGCTTGCGCATTTGGAGCCCGAGTTTAAAAAGCTATATTCCAATTCAACAAGTGGTAAATGGTTTCAGTGTTAAGTTCGAAGATCCGATTATTCAACGACGCGACAAAAAGCGTACCCTAACGGTATTTGCCGATGCGGATTTTGAAAACGATATATTACCAGCAGAGTTGTTCGCCAAAGTTAAACCACAAGTTGAGGCTCTGGAACTTCCATCTGGTTATGAGTTGCAATGGGGCGGTGAATACGAGTCGTCAGGTGATGCTCAAGAAGCATTGTTTGCATCATTGCCTATGGGTTACTTAATCATGTTTTTGATTACAGTATTCTTGTTTAACTCAGTTAAAAAGCCCTTGGTTATTTGGTGCTGTGTGCCTTTAGCTATGATAGGTATTACTTCTGGATTGTTGTTCCTAGGCAAACCCTTTGGTTTTATGGCTTTATTAGGAATGCTGAGTTTATCGGGCATGCTGCTTAAAAACGGTATTGTATTAC